A stretch of the Cyprinus carpio isolate SPL01 chromosome B4, ASM1834038v1, whole genome shotgun sequence genome encodes the following:
- the LOC122137153 gene encoding uncharacterized protein LOC122137153, which produces MDSVGLNLIKTAALGRSFELGMLYDCRKDSLIPGIRLWKNEEMKKNISSRNQINTRFKVTASDTIKDKSKLLNIGGELKLSLLSGLISVSGAAKYLNDTKTSFKQERLTLLYHSTSEFKELIINQLPSIQNIPEDENNIATHVVTGVMYGADACFIFDRKISVNEDKTTVEGELKVALEKLQGVVSLDGNVNLSMDDNQKNAVKNFTCTFYGDFQLPSNPTSLEDAMKVFGDLPKLLGENKDLAVPLRVWLYPLDKLHSRASKLHKEISMDLVKRIESVVESLNTAEMKCSDFLEDSPAQTFAAFHDKILQMKDNCETYKLRLLKELSSLLPNIRGDVMKETALNKLLQENDESPFRGNDLVEWLEERERESEIIKSVLGRLQAYGAHIKNNIDATWMGLEDGNLVCYTFTSLDCLDALLSKQAYYLSPSTDQKIPDSKQKSWLTPEIKKSMKRNLKIFKNFTDIKDCKTAKFIVSSKEMQKHPGSCILLYESECDEGVCFTPPSKPACPIIEEVKGQTVVLKVVPPSCPATVEFRLLYKVKQDTIWTSEPVLKDQHTVTLTDLREETKYEIKCAAVGKLNYTVDSDVISVTTEKSTLTGDVRIVLLGKTGVGKSAAGNTILRREAFKSILSSRSVKETSEFNKRWITVIDTPGLYDSGVENVEIRKEIVMCISMAAPGPHVFLLVIQLGRFTQEEKDIVKMIHETFGDKSKIYTMVLFTRGDKLRGRRIQDFIEDDESLKGLIQQCGQRYHVFNNNETEDLTQVSELLEKIDCMVTENGGSFYTNEKFQLVDKNIKERQKMIIKEKEVVIKRREEELRAKYETEINHMKKETERERWKMQTEVRKSEEEFKKRENEIKKATDENLRKEMKRKLEEDQREYEEKKIKEKSLEEQQQNFIKSMEEKHEEEKHNLQERIQRETREQAEHEYNEKLDKRVAKALKEAEEKHETEKAKALKEAEERHKKKVDEVLQDAEKKHKKEVDKVLNSVKEKHEKEVSETLKVEEKQKARALREAKEKYEREKTEALKEAEEKYKREKDKALREAEEYFKKEKAEAEAKVPNRSKRASDWSHYVPVLGGAAGSLVGTFEDILF; this is translated from the exons ggaTCAGACTTTGGAAAAATGAGGAGATGAAGAAGAATATTTCCTCTCGTAATCAAATTAACACAAGATTCAAAGTCACAGCTTCAGACACCATTAAGGACAAATCTAAGTTACTAAATATTGGTGGTGAATTGAAACTGAGTCTTTTAAGTGGACTCATCAGTGTTAGTGGAGCAGCAAAGTATCTCAATGACACAAAGACATCTTTCAAACAGGAGAGACTGACTCTACTCTATCATTCAACCAGCGAGTTTAAGGAATTGATCATTAACCAATTGCCCAGCATACAAAATATTCCTGAGGATGAAAACAATATAGCCACACATGTAGTGACAGGAGTAATGTATGGAGCAGATGCCTGTTTCATTTTTGACAGAAAGATTTcagtaaatgaagacaaaacCACAGTAGAAGGAGAATTAAAAGTGGCCCTTGAGAAACTACAGGGTGTCGTTTCATTAGATGGAAATGTTAATCTGAGCATGGATGACAATCAGAAAAATGCAGTCAAAAACTTCACATGTACATTCTATGGTGACTTCCAGCTACCATCTAACCCGACCTCTTTGGAAGATGCGATGAAGGTTTTTGGTGATCTTCCAAAGCTGCTGGGAGAAAATAAAGATCTGGCCGTTCCTCTGAGAGTTTGGCTTTATCCTCTGGACAAACTTCACTCAAGAGCTTCAAAACTTCATAAAGAAATCAGCATGGATCTAGTCAAGAGGATTGAATCAGTGGTTGAGAGTTTAAACACAGCTGAGATGAAATGCAGTGACTTTCTGGAAGACTCTCCCGCTCAGACATTTGCTGCCTTTCATGATAAAATTCTGCAAATGAAGGACAACTGTGAGACGTACAAGTTGAGACTCCTGAAGGAACTCAGCTCTCTGCTGCCCAACATTCGTGGAGACGTGATGAAAGAAACTGCACTGAATAAACTTCTACAAGAAAATGATGAATCTCCTTTCAGAGGAAATGATCTTGTGGAATGgctggaagagagagaaagagagtctgAGATCATTAAATCAGTCCTTGGACGGCTGCAGGCTTATGGTgcacatataaaaaacaacatagaTGCCACCTGGATGGGCCTGGAAGATGGAAACCTGGTGTGTTACACGTTCACATCATTGGACTGCTTAGATGCTCTTCTTTCTAAGCAAGCTTACTATCTGAGTCCTTCAACTGATCAGAAGATCCCTGATTCAAAGCAAAAGTCTTGGCTAACTCCTGAGATCAAAAAGAGCATGAAGAGAAACTTGAAGATATTTAAGAATTTTACTGATATAAAGGACTGTAAAACAGCCAAGTTTATTGTGTcttcaaaggaaatgcaaaaacaTCCTGGTTCCTGTATTCTACTGTATGAAAGTGAATGTGATGAAGGTGTTTGCTTTACTCCTCCATCCAAACCAGCCTGTCCAATCATtgaagaggtcaaaggtcagacgGTGGTTCTGAAGGTGGTTCCTCCATCATGTCCTGCTACAGTGGAGTTCAGATTACTGTATAAAGTGAAGCAGGACACAATCTGGACTTCTGAACCTGTGCTGAAGGATCAACACACAGTTACTCTGACTGATCTGAGAGAAGAAACTAAGTATGAGATCAAGTGTGCTGCGGTGGGGAAACTCAACTACACCGTAGACAGTGATGTGATCAGTGTCACCACAGAg aaaagcaCACTTACAG GGGATGTTAGGATTGTGCTGCTGGGAAAGACTGGCGTTGGGAAAAGTGCAGCGGGAAATACCATACTGAGACGAGAAGCTTTCAAATCAATACTGTCTTCACGCTCTGTGAAAGAAACATCTGAGTTCAACAAAAGATGGATAACTGTGATCGACACTCCAGGGCTGTATGATTCTGGAGTTGAGAATGTTGAGATTAGGAAAGAGATTGTGATGTGCATCTCAATGGCAGCTCCTGGACCACATGTGTTTCTGCTGGTGATTCAACTGGGACGTTTCACTCAAGAGGAGAAAGACATAGTGAAGATGATCCATGAGACATTTGGAGACAAATCCAAAATATACACCATGGTGCTGTTCACCAGAGGAGATAAACTCAGAGGAAGAAGAATTCAAGATTTCATTGAAGATGATGAAAGTTTAAAGGGCCTCATCCAGCAGTGTGGTCAGAGATACCATGTGTTCAATAACAATGAGACTGAAGATCTGACGCAGGTTTCTGAGCTGCTGGAGAAGATTGACTGTATGGTGACAGAAAATGGAGGGAGTTTCTACACCAATGAAAAGTTCCAGCTGGTGGACAAGAACATCAAAGAGAGACAAAAGATGATAATAAAGGAAAAAGAAGTAGTGatcaagagaagagaagaagagctGAGAGCCAaatatgaaacagaaataaacCACATGAAGAAAGAAACGGAGAGAGAAAGATGGAAGATGCAGACTGAAGTGAGAAAAAGTGAAGAGGAGTTTAAAAAGAGGGAAAACGAGATCAAGAAAGCAACAGATGAGAATCTACGAAAAGAGATGAAGAGAAAACTGGAGGAGGATCAGAGAGAATATGAAgagaaaaagataaaagaaaaatccCTAGAAGAGCAACAACAAAACTTTATAAAAAGCATGGAAGAAAAACATGAGGAGGAAAAACATAACCTACAGGAAAGAATTCAAAGAGAAACAAGAGAACAAGCAGAGCATGAATATAATGAAAAACTTGATAAACGTGTGGCTAAAGCTTTAAAAGAAGCTgaagaaaaacatgaaacagaAAAGGCTAAAGCTCTAAAAGAAGCAGAGGAAAGACACAAGAAAAAAGTGGATGAAGTTTTACAAGATGcagaaaaaaagcacaagaaAGAAGTGGATAAAGTATTAAATTCTGTTAAAGAAAAACACGAGAAAGAAGTGAGTGAAACCTTAAAAGTTGAAGAAAAACAGAAGGCAAGAGCTTTAAGAGAAGCTAAAGAAAAATATGAGAGAGAAAAGACTGAAGCTTTAAAAGAAGCTGAAGAAAAATAcaagagagaaaaagataaaGCTTTAAGAGAAGCTGAAGAATATTTCAAGAAAGAAAAGGCTGAAGCTGAAGCAAAAGTTCCAAACAGATCAAAACGAGCAAGTGATTGGAGTCACTATGTTCCTGTACTCGGAGGAGCTGCTGGAAGTTTAGTTGGTACATTTGAAGACATCCTATTTTGA